The following coding sequences lie in one Apium graveolens cultivar Ventura chromosome 3, ASM990537v1, whole genome shotgun sequence genomic window:
- the LOC141711578 gene encoding uncharacterized protein LOC141711578, with protein MAGPLIRSLWSSTRTSLSSSSHQSPSLKPHLYARAAALTRAFSTSPASAAAPATELDPSRLRNVAVIAHVDHGKTTLMDRLLRQCGADIPHERALDSISLERERGITISSKVTSISWNENELNMVDTPGHADFGGEVERVVGMVEGAILVVDAGEGPLAQTKFVLAKALKYNIRPLLLLNKVDKPSVTEERCDEVESLVFDLFANLGATEEQLDFPVLYASAKEGWASSTFTKKPPDDEKNMLQLLDAIIRHVPPPTADLDAPFKMLVSMMERDFYLGRILTGRINSGVVRVGDKIHGIRGTDAGVVKIEEGKITKLMKKKGTSLVLVDYAGAGDIISMSGLGSPSIGHTVSSVEVMTPMPTVELDPPTISMTFGVNDSPLAGKDGTHLTGGKIGDRLMAEAETNLAINVIPGIGESYEVQGRGELQLGILIENMRREGFELSVSPPRVMYKTENNVRLEPIEEVTIEVDEENVGGVVEALSHRKGEVVDMSAVPGDVGRIRMSLTCPSRGLVGYRSVFSSSTRGTGFMHRAFLTYAKHRGPLGNVRKGVLVSVGRGLITAYALLSLEPRGTLFVKPGMESYDGMIVGEHSRDTDLDVNPVRNKELSNMRSANKDETVKLSPPRLMTLEEAIGYVASDELIEVTPKAIRLRKRYLDANKRKQMRNSRKE; from the exons ATGGCTGGTCCGCTCATTCGTTCTCTCTGGTCCTCAACCAGAACTTCTCTCTCCTCCTCTTCTCATCAATCGCCGTCTCTTAAACCCCACCTCTATGCACGCGCCGCCGCTCTCACACGCGCCTTCTCCACTTCTCCGGCTTCCGCCGCTGCTCCGGCGACCGAGTTGGATCCGAGTCGACTCAGGAATGTTGCTGTTATAGCTCACGTTGATCACGGCAAGACTACGCTGATGGATCGGTTGTTAAGGCAGTGTGGCGCTGATATTCCTCATGAACGAGCGCTTGATTCCATTTCTCTCGAGAGGGAGCGCGGTATTACTATCTCCTCCAAG GTTACGTCCATTTCGTGGAACGAGAATGAACTTAACATGGTGGACACACCAGGGCATGCAGATTTTGGAGGCGAG GTTGAGCGGGTTGTTGGCATGGTTGAGGGAGCAATTTTAGTCGTTGATGCTGGTGAAGGTCCACTTGCACAAACCAAATTTGTACTTGCCAAAGCTTTGAAATACAATATACGCCCTCTTCTTCTGCTGAACAAAGTAGACAAACCTTCAG TTACTGAGGAGAGATGTGATGAAGTTGAGAGCCTAGTGTTCGACCTTTTTGCAAATTTAGGTGCTACAG AGGAGCAACTGGATTTTCCTGTTCTCTACGCTTCTGCTAAAGAGGGATGGGCTTCTTCCACCTTCACCAAGAAACCACCTGATGATGAAAAAAATATGTTGCAATTGCTTGATGCAATAATAAGACATGTTCCCCCTCCAACAGCAGACCTGGATGCACCATTTAAAATGCTG GTTTCCATGATGGAACGAGATTTTTACCTTGGTCGGATATTAACTGGGCGTATTAATTCTGGAGTTGTTCGGGTTGGCGACAAAATCCACGGGATTCGTGGTACTGATGCTGGCGTGGTAAAAATCGAGGAAGGGAAG ATCACAAAGCTAATGAAAAAGAAGGGCACAAGTCTGGTTTTAGTTGATTATGCTGGTGCTGGTGATATTATATCAATGTCTGGGTTAGGAAGTCCATCTATAGGACACACGGTCTCAAGTGTGGAG GTCATGACTCCAATGCCCACTGTTGAGCTTGATCCACCTACCATATCAATGACTTTTGGTGTCAATGATTCCCCATTGGCTGGTAAAGACGGAActcat TTAACTGGTGGAAAGATTGGCGATAGGCTTATGGCTGAAGCAGAAACAAATCTTGCTATAAATGTCATACCAGGTATAGGAGAGTCGTATGAAGTTCAAGGGCGAGGAGAGCTTCAGCTAG GTATATTAATTGAGAACATGAGGCGTGAAGGGTTTGAGCTCTCAGTCTCGCCACCTAGAGTCAT GTATAAAACTGAAAATAATGTTAGGTTAGAGCCAATTGAAGAAGTGACAATTGAG GTAGATGAGGAGAACGTAGGTGGGGTCGTGGAAGCACTTTCTCATAGGAAAGGTGAAGTTGTTGACATGAGTGCGGTTCCAGGGGACGTTGGCAGGATTAGAATGTCTTTGACTTGTCCTTCGAG GGGGTTAGTTGGTTACAGAAGTGTGTTTAGCAGTTCTACACGTGGAACTGGGTTTATGCACCGCGCTTTTCTGA CATATGCAAAACATCGTGGTCCTCTTGGAAATGTCAGGAAAGGTGTACTG GTATCTGTGGGCCGTGGACTTATAACAGCCTATGCGTTGCTTAGTTTAGAGCCTCGTGGAACTCTCTTTGTGAAACCTGGAATGGAG TCCTACGATGGAATGATTGTAGGCGAGCATTCACGAGATACTGATCTTGAT GTCAATCCAGTAAGGAATAAGGAACTCTCAAATATGAGGTCGGCAAATAAGGATGAGACTGTGAAGCTATCTCCTCCTCGCCTG ATGACCCTTGAAGAAGCAATAGGTTATGTTGCTTCAGATGAGCTTATTGAG GTTACACCCAAAGCTATTCGATTAAGGAAGCGATACCTGGATGCTAACAAGCGTAAACAGATGAGAAACAGTCGTAAGGAATGA